The following proteins come from a genomic window of Gynuella sunshinyii YC6258:
- the lolB gene encoding lipoprotein insertase outer membrane protein LolB → MNHIHVTFMLSALLLLSGCAHQQVLTGGDKFEWKQHSEQVKNLKSWNMDGKMGVRQDSKGASFNVAWKQYPTEFQLSLSGPLGQGAVSVSGDRYGVTMIDSDGTAHKARSLEQLMAENTDLILPLAQLPYWVKGIADPHYPATISLNENNLAGQLDQLGWTVSYLSYFQLTPPLPQKLKFQQGENSGKLVIKRWEFSETGR, encoded by the coding sequence ATGAACCATATTCATGTGACATTTATGCTGTCTGCACTCCTGTTGCTATCAGGCTGTGCCCATCAGCAAGTTCTGACTGGCGGGGATAAATTTGAATGGAAACAACATTCAGAGCAGGTTAAGAACCTAAAAAGCTGGAATATGGATGGCAAGATGGGCGTCAGACAAGACAGCAAAGGTGCCAGTTTTAACGTGGCCTGGAAACAATATCCGACAGAATTTCAGCTGAGTCTCTCCGGACCACTGGGACAGGGAGCCGTCAGCGTATCCGGTGATCGATATGGGGTCACCATGATCGATAGCGATGGCACCGCGCACAAAGCCCGCTCCCTGGAACAACTTATGGCAGAAAATACAGACTTGATCCTGCCTTTGGCACAACTACCTTACTGGGTAAAGGGTATTGCGGATCCCCACTATCCGGCAACGATCAGCCTGAATGAAAACAACCTCGCAGGGCAACTAGATCAACTGGGCTGGACGGTCAGTTACCTTTCCTACTTCCAACTCACCCCCCCATTACCCCAGAAACTCAAATTTCAACAGGGTGAAAACAGCGGCAAACTGGTCATAAAACGCTGGGAATTCAGCGAAACCGGACGTTGA
- the ispE gene encoding 4-(cytidine 5'-diphospho)-2-C-methyl-D-erythritol kinase, with amino-acid sequence MNEPLKLLSPAKLNLILHINHRLDNGYHHLQTLFQLLNYGDEMSFYSTESECITLTPEFPGLPLEQNLIYKAARLLQQHTGCHFGCNIQITKKLPQGGGVGGGSSNAATTLVALNHLWRTQLKADELAKLGLQLGADVPVFVHGHSAWAEGVGEKLIPVDLPHKWFLVIKPNTHVATAQIFRHPDLTRNTPLITIHTALTQDGQNDCENLVRSLYPEIEKAFKRLAQYGTPKLTGTGACVYTECSSKAEAEQILADISPEFEGFVAEAMNKSPLSELLTR; translated from the coding sequence ATGAATGAACCATTAAAACTGCTAAGCCCGGCCAAGCTGAACTTAATACTGCACATCAATCACCGCCTTGATAATGGATATCATCATCTTCAGACTCTATTCCAGCTTCTGAATTATGGCGATGAAATGTCCTTCTACAGCACAGAATCAGAATGCATCACCCTAACACCGGAGTTTCCTGGACTTCCGCTGGAACAAAACCTGATTTACAAAGCCGCCAGGTTGTTACAACAGCACACCGGTTGTCATTTTGGCTGCAACATTCAAATCACCAAAAAACTGCCTCAAGGTGGCGGCGTTGGCGGTGGCAGTTCCAATGCAGCTACTACACTGGTTGCCTTAAACCATTTATGGCGGACACAACTGAAAGCTGATGAACTGGCAAAACTTGGACTTCAACTCGGTGCCGATGTACCAGTATTTGTACACGGGCACAGTGCCTGGGCCGAAGGCGTAGGCGAAAAACTAATCCCTGTTGACTTGCCACATAAATGGTTTCTGGTAATCAAACCAAACACTCACGTGGCAACAGCGCAAATATTCCGTCATCCGGATTTGACACGAAACACCCCTCTCATCACAATACACACCGCGCTGACCCAGGATGGCCAAAATGACTGTGAAAATCTGGTCCGAAGCCTTTATCCCGAAATAGAGAAAGCTTTTAAACGGCTGGCGCAATACGGAACACCGAAACTGACAGGCACTGGAGCTTGTGTCTACACGGAGTGTTCAAGCAAGGCTGAGGCCGAACAAATTCTGGCGGACATTTCACCGGAGTTTGAAGGCTTTGTTGCCGAAGCGATGAACAAATCTCCGTTGAGCGAGTTGTTGACCCGCTGA